The DNA window TGCTAATTCCACAAACCGAGCTTGGTATTCAGTAACAGTCATATTTCCCTGTTTTAGATTTATGAATTCCATCTCTTTCTCTTGCCTCAAGCTCTTGGGAAAGTAGGTGTTGTAAAAAGCTTTCTTAAATGTATCCCATGAGAGTGTACTTGTATCGCGCTCGTATGTTTGCTTCTCCAACTCCCACCAGTCGCTTGTATTCCCTtgtaactaaaatattataaatcgtACCTTTTCCACATCGTAACATTTGAGTACATCGAAGAACTTCTCCAACTCTTTTATCCACTTGTCAGCTTTTAGCGGATCGCTACTACCATCAAAGTATGGTGGAGCCAATTTCTTGAATTCAGAAAACTTATTTGTCGGTGCATGTTGTTGTGCTATTCCTGACATAACTCTGACGATATCCTCAACTATTACCGCTCTAGAGGTCTCCCCCTCCTCTTGACTTACGGGTCCATTTGGTTCATTGGTATCACGTCTTCTCCTTGTACGTCGTGCAAAACCGGCAAGCACTTCATCATCCATTCCTACATCATTAACACCATTATTAAACCTTATGCTCTGATACCGCTAAAGTTGTCACGCCACGAACCGAGTCGTGACCAGCCGCCGCATGTCATCTCCTTGAAAtacacttaaatataatatgcaAGGCTAACATAATTCTTTACTAACTTTCTTAATCAAAATATCACCcttatttcattaaccaaaaactCTTTCAGCTACAATATGTTCTTGCCACCTcatca is part of the Impatiens glandulifera chromosome 1, dImpGla2.1, whole genome shotgun sequence genome and encodes:
- the LOC124911039 gene encoding uncharacterized protein LOC124911039; the protein is MDDEVLAGFARRTRRRRDTNEPNGPVSQEEGETSRAVIVEDIVRVMSGIAQQHAPTNKFSEFKKLAPPYFDGSSDPLKADKWIKELEKFFDLQGNTSDWWELEKQTYERDTSTLSWDTFKKAFYNTYFPKSLRQEKEMEFINLKQGNMTVTEYQARFVELAKFAQSWMGSEITKARKFEMGLSPHIRQVVVPFELNTFIEVVDKA